The proteins below come from a single Limnobaculum xujianqingii genomic window:
- the fdxH gene encoding formate dehydrogenase subunit beta, whose amino-acid sequence MSMQSQDIMKRSATNVLTPPPQVRHHQEEVAKLIDVTTCIGCKACQVACSEWNDIRDEIGHNVGVYDNPADLTPQSWTVMRYSEVEENGKLEWLIRKDGCMHCSEPGCLKACPSAGAIVQYANGIVDFQSEHCIGCGYCIAGCPFDVPRLNKEDNRVYKCTLCVDRVSVGQEPACVKTCPTGAITFGTKKDMIHLAEERIAELNSRGYTNAGLYNPQGVGGTHVMYVLHHADRPELYHGLPKDPAISPVVGFWKGILKPLSALGFVATFAGLIFHYVGVGPNKVESDDEEDHHEEK is encoded by the coding sequence ATGTCAATGCAATCTCAAGACATTATGAAGCGTTCCGCCACCAACGTTTTGACGCCGCCTCCACAGGTGCGTCATCACCAGGAAGAAGTGGCAAAGTTGATTGATGTCACCACCTGTATCGGCTGTAAAGCCTGTCAGGTAGCCTGTTCAGAGTGGAACGATATTCGTGATGAAATCGGTCATAACGTCGGGGTTTATGATAACCCGGCGGATTTGACCCCGCAGTCATGGACCGTGATGCGCTACTCGGAAGTCGAGGAAAACGGCAAACTGGAATGGCTGATCCGCAAAGACGGCTGTATGCACTGTAGCGAGCCGGGCTGCCTGAAGGCATGTCCGTCTGCCGGTGCAATTGTACAGTATGCTAACGGTATCGTTGATTTCCAGTCAGAACACTGTATCGGTTGTGGTTACTGCATCGCCGGTTGTCCGTTTGACGTTCCGCGTCTGAACAAAGAAGACAACCGGGTGTACAAATGTACCCTGTGTGTTGACCGCGTTAGCGTAGGTCAGGAACCTGCCTGTGTGAAAACCTGTCCGACCGGTGCCATTACCTTTGGTACCAAGAAAGACATGATTCATCTGGCGGAAGAGCGTATTGCAGAGCTGAACTCTCGTGGCTACACCAATGCCGGTTTATATAATCCGCAAGGGGTTGGTGGTACGCACGTGATGTATGTACTGCACCACGCCGATCGTCCTGAGCTGTATCACGGGCTGCCGAAAGATCCTGCCATCAGTCCGGTGGTGGGTTTCTGGAAAGGTATTCTGAAGCCGCTGTCGGCTCTGGGTTTTGTTGCGACCTTTGCCGGTCTGATTTTCCACTATGTGGGTGTCGGTCCAAATAAAGTCGAAAGCGATGACGAGGAGGATCATCATGAAGAAAAGTAA
- the fdnI gene encoding formate dehydrogenase-N subunit gamma → MMKKSKMIKRNSFIDRACHWTVVICFFLVALSGIAMFFPSLHWLTQTFGTPQMGRILHPFFGVLIFFVLIVMFFRFVKHNIPKKDDIGWFLHIVEVLKGNEHKVADVGKYNPGQKMMFWSIMSLILVLLVTGVIIWRPYFAHLFPMWSIRLCLLLHAVAAIVLIHAILIHIYMAFWVKGSISGMIEGKVSRKWAKKHHPRWARQVEAEEEKNNS, encoded by the coding sequence ATCATGAAGAAAAGTAAGATGATTAAACGTAACTCGTTTATCGACAGAGCCTGCCACTGGACGGTGGTGATTTGCTTCTTTCTGGTTGCCCTGTCGGGTATTGCGATGTTTTTCCCATCGTTACACTGGCTGACTCAGACCTTTGGTACGCCGCAAATGGGACGGATTTTGCATCCTTTCTTTGGCGTACTGATTTTCTTCGTACTGATTGTGATGTTCTTCCGTTTTGTGAAGCATAACATCCCGAAGAAAGATGATATTGGCTGGTTCCTGCATATTGTGGAAGTGCTGAAAGGCAACGAACACAAAGTAGCAGACGTGGGGAAATATAATCCGGGTCAGAAGATGATGTTCTGGAGCATTATGAGCCTGATTCTGGTGCTGCTGGTAACCGGAGTTATCATCTGGCGTCCTTACTTTGCGCATCTGTTCCCAATGTGGTCGATCCGTCTGTGTCTGTTATTACACGCGGTTGCGGCGATTGTGCTGATTCACGCCATTTTGATCCATATCTATATGGCATTCTGGGTGAAAGGCTCTATTTCCGGCATGATTGAAGGTAAAGTCAGTCGTAAATGGGCGAAGAAGCACCATCCACGCTGGGCCCGTCAGGTTGAAGCCGAAGAAGAGAAAAACAATAGCTGA